In one Shewanella loihica PV-4 genomic region, the following are encoded:
- a CDS encoding DUF4144 family protein, producing MTPHWPLLLKVASDKQLMLLESLEEWLAERDHLEAEFLTLIDSQGICYHCQDGALRPSDEKIALSQIVQWVSDYACQNGHFCSAKIGADSLAQLFEMVRYLEDN from the coding sequence ATGACTCCCCACTGGCCACTACTGCTCAAGGTCGCCAGCGACAAGCAGCTGATGCTGTTAGAGAGCCTGGAAGAGTGGCTCGCCGAGCGCGATCACCTAGAGGCCGAGTTCCTGACCCTTATCGACAGCCAGGGCATCTGCTACCACTGCCAAGATGGCGCTCTACGCCCCTCGGACGAGAAGATAGCCCTTTCACAGATAGTCCAATGGGTCAGCGATTATGCCTGCCAGAATGGTCACTTCTGCAGCGCCAAGATAGGCGCCGACAGCCTGGCGCAGCTGTTTGAGATGGTGCGCTATTTGGAAGATAACTAG
- a CDS encoding FAD-binding and (Fe-S)-binding domain-containing protein, whose product MSINYSAVVADLRAKLGDEAVSDDAVRRFAWSTDASYFRIVPEVVVHAETLEDARDTLEVARQHNAPVTFRAAGTSLSGQAIGEGILLILGHDGFRKIAVSEDHNQISLGAAVIGGDANLALKPFNKKIGPDPATLASAMVGGIVSNNASGMCCGTAQNSYQTIASAKLLFADGTRLDTGCERSKEAFRESHQQLLSELTDLAKLTASNPVLADRIRKKYSIKNTTGYSINALVDFEDPFELINHLIVGAEGTLAFVEEVTYNTVDEAKFKASAMAVFFNMEDAARAIPPIKCDSVAAAELLDWASIKAVTGKKGMPDWLSELPEGAAILLIESRANDEATLDAYTQDVIAKLAHIETERPISFSRDPEVYSKYWAMRSGLFPIIGGERPKGTSVIIEDVAFELEHLANAATDLTALFHKHGYPEGVIYGHALAGNFHFIITPTFASQEDIDRFHGFMQDVAEMVINKYDGSMKAEHGTGRAVAPFVEMEWGADAYTLMKRIKQIFDPQGLLNPGVILNDDANVHVKNIKPCPVVDDFVDRCIECGFCEKTCPTSALNFTPRQRIATLREIARLEASGDKQAAEEMRAAAKYDVVDTCAACQLCTIACPVDNSMGQLVRKLRTPYITTTEQKVLDFQAKHFGAVNQVISTGFDVLSIIHKVTGDSVTNGLMKVGRMVSKEVPYWNPDFAKGGKLPKPSPASPDKETVVYFPACGGRTFGPTPKDPDNRTLPEVVVTLLERAGYNVVTPDNTRHLCCGQMWESKGDFKNADAKRDELIDALSALSDNGKVPVVVDALSCTYRTLTGNPKVEITDLVEFMHDKILPKLTFTKKVNVALHLGCSARKMKLEPKMQALADACSNGVKLPEGIECCGYAGEKGLYKPEINASALRNIKKLIPVDIKEGYYANRMCEVGLTQHSGISYRHLAYLLEECSR is encoded by the coding sequence ATGTCGATTAATTATTCAGCAGTAGTCGCAGATTTACGCGCCAAACTCGGTGATGAAGCCGTCTCAGACGATGCAGTGCGTCGTTTCGCCTGGTCCACCGACGCCAGTTATTTCCGTATCGTGCCAGAGGTGGTGGTACACGCCGAGACTCTGGAAGATGCCCGTGACACACTCGAAGTCGCGCGCCAGCACAATGCTCCAGTGACCTTCCGCGCCGCCGGCACCAGTCTCTCAGGCCAGGCCATCGGCGAAGGTATCTTGTTGATCCTAGGTCACGACGGCTTCAGAAAGATCGCCGTCAGCGAGGATCACAACCAGATCTCACTCGGCGCGGCCGTTATCGGTGGCGACGCCAACCTGGCGCTTAAGCCATTCAACAAGAAGATTGGCCCGGATCCGGCCACCCTGGCCTCGGCCATGGTAGGCGGTATCGTCTCTAACAATGCCTCGGGCATGTGCTGTGGCACGGCCCAGAACAGCTACCAGACCATAGCCTCGGCCAAGCTACTCTTCGCCGACGGTACCCGTCTGGACACAGGCTGTGAGCGCTCAAAAGAAGCGTTTCGCGAGTCTCACCAGCAGCTGCTTAGCGAACTGACCGATCTCGCCAAGCTCACCGCCAGCAACCCGGTACTGGCCGATCGCATTCGCAAGAAATACTCCATCAAGAACACCACAGGCTACAGCATTAACGCCCTGGTGGACTTCGAGGATCCGTTCGAGCTGATCAACCACCTGATCGTCGGCGCCGAGGGCACCCTGGCCTTCGTCGAAGAGGTCACCTACAACACGGTCGATGAGGCCAAGTTCAAGGCCTCGGCCATGGCGGTATTCTTCAACATGGAAGATGCGGCCCGCGCCATTCCGCCAATCAAATGCGACAGCGTCGCGGCCGCCGAGCTGCTGGACTGGGCGTCGATCAAGGCGGTCACTGGCAAGAAGGGGATGCCAGACTGGCTGAGCGAGCTGCCAGAAGGCGCCGCCATCCTGCTTATCGAATCCCGAGCCAACGACGAGGCGACCCTGGATGCCTACACCCAGGATGTGATCGCCAAGCTGGCCCATATCGAAACCGAGCGTCCTATCAGCTTCAGCCGTGACCCCGAGGTCTACAGCAAGTACTGGGCGATGCGCTCTGGCCTCTTCCCTATCATAGGCGGCGAGCGTCCGAAGGGCACCTCGGTGATCATCGAAGACGTGGCCTTCGAGCTGGAACACCTGGCCAATGCAGCCACAGATTTGACCGCCCTGTTCCACAAGCATGGCTACCCTGAAGGGGTGATCTACGGCCATGCGCTGGCGGGTAACTTCCACTTCATCATCACGCCGACCTTTGCCTCACAGGAAGATATCGATCGCTTCCACGGCTTCATGCAAGACGTGGCCGAGATGGTGATCAACAAGTATGACGGCTCCATGAAAGCCGAGCACGGCACAGGCCGCGCGGTAGCACCATTCGTCGAGATGGAATGGGGCGCCGATGCCTACACCCTGATGAAGCGCATCAAGCAGATCTTCGATCCCCAAGGCCTGCTAAACCCTGGGGTGATCCTCAACGACGACGCCAACGTGCACGTCAAGAACATCAAGCCATGCCCTGTGGTCGACGACTTTGTGGACAGATGTATCGAGTGTGGCTTCTGTGAGAAGACCTGTCCGACCTCGGCGCTTAACTTCACTCCGCGTCAGCGTATCGCCACTCTGCGTGAAATCGCCCGCCTGGAGGCCTCTGGCGACAAACAGGCCGCCGAAGAGATGCGCGCCGCCGCCAAGTATGACGTGGTCGACACCTGCGCCGCCTGTCAGCTCTGTACCATCGCCTGTCCGGTAGACAACAGCATGGGTCAGCTGGTGCGTAAGCTGAGAACCCCATACATCACCACGACCGAACAGAAGGTGCTGGACTTCCAGGCCAAACACTTCGGCGCCGTCAACCAGGTGATCAGCACAGGTTTCGACGTGCTCAGCATCATCCACAAGGTCACAGGCGACAGCGTCACCAACGGCCTGATGAAGGTGGGCCGAATGGTGTCCAAAGAGGTGCCTTACTGGAACCCAGATTTCGCCAAGGGCGGCAAGCTGCCTAAGCCAAGCCCAGCCTCGCCAGACAAGGAGACTGTGGTCTACTTCCCGGCCTGTGGTGGTCGCACCTTCGGCCCGACCCCGAAAGATCCCGACAACCGCACCCTGCCAGAAGTCGTAGTCACCCTGCTGGAGCGCGCCGGTTACAACGTGGTCACCCCAGACAACACCCGTCACCTGTGCTGCGGCCAGATGTGGGAATCTAAGGGTGACTTCAAGAACGCCGACGCCAAGCGTGACGAGCTGATCGATGCCCTGAGCGCCCTGAGTGACAACGGCAAGGTGCCTGTGGTGGTGGATGCACTCTCCTGTACCTACCGTACCCTGACAGGCAACCCTAAGGTGGAAATTACCGATCTGGTCGAGTTCATGCATGACAAGATCTTGCCTAAGCTGACCTTTACCAAGAAGGTCAACGTGGCACTGCACCTTGGCTGTAGCGCCCGCAAGATGAAGCTTGAGCCTAAGATGCAGGCCCTGGCCGATGCCTGTAGTAACGGCGTTAAGCTGCCAGAGGGGATCGAGTGTTGTGGTTACGCCGGCGAGAAGGGCTTGTACAAGCCTGAGATCAACGCCAGCGCCCTGCGCAACATCAAGAAGCTGATCCCGGTCGATATCAAGGAGGGCTACTACGCCAACCGCATGTGTGAAGTGGGTCTGACCCAGCACAGCGGCATCTCCTATCGCCACCTGGCCTATCTGCTGGAAGAATGCAGCCGCTAG
- a CDS encoding ABC transporter permease, whose product MKHVYFTAFKSILIKEVTRFTRIWVQTLVPPAISMTLYFLIFGNLVGKRIGEMGGVSYMEFIAPGLIMMSVITASYSNVASSFFSAKFQRNLEELIVAPVPHYVMIAGYVGGGVARGLCVGTIVTLVAMFFVDISLHHAGLVALTVLLTSILFALGGLINAVFAKSYDDISIVPTFVLTPLTYLGGVFYSLTLLPSFWQGVSQLNPVVYMINVFRYGFLGYADISIGLSVAIMVGFCAGLWLVAYYLISRGIGLRT is encoded by the coding sequence ATGAAGCACGTTTACTTTACCGCCTTTAAGAGCATATTGATCAAGGAGGTGACCCGCTTCACCCGTATCTGGGTGCAGACCCTGGTGCCGCCGGCGATCTCTATGACCCTCTATTTTCTGATCTTCGGTAACCTGGTGGGTAAGCGCATCGGCGAGATGGGCGGTGTGAGCTATATGGAATTTATCGCCCCCGGCCTCATCATGATGTCGGTGATCACCGCCTCCTACTCCAACGTGGCATCATCCTTCTTCAGCGCCAAGTTCCAGCGTAACCTGGAGGAGCTGATCGTCGCGCCCGTGCCTCACTATGTGATGATCGCCGGTTACGTGGGCGGTGGCGTCGCCCGTGGCCTGTGTGTCGGCACCATAGTGACTCTGGTGGCCATGTTCTTCGTGGATATCAGCCTGCATCACGCAGGGCTGGTGGCCCTGACGGTGCTGCTGACCTCTATCCTGTTCGCCCTGGGCGGGCTTATCAACGCCGTGTTTGCCAAGAGCTATGATGACATCAGCATAGTGCCCACCTTCGTACTGACGCCGCTGACCTATCTGGGCGGCGTCTTCTACTCGCTGACTCTGCTGCCGAGCTTCTGGCAGGGGGTGTCGCAGCTCAACCCTGTGGTCTATATGATCAACGTTTTCCGCTATGGCTTCCTGGGGTATGCCGACATCAGTATCGGCCTGTCGGTGGCTATCATGGTCGGCTTCTGCGCCGGACTCTGGTTGGTGGCCTACTACCTGATCAGCCGTGGCATAGGCTTGAGAACCTAG
- the mpl gene encoding UDP-N-acetylmuramate:L-alanyl-gamma-D-glutamyl-meso-diaminopimelate ligase: MHVHILGICGTFMGGLALLARANGHKVTGSDANVYPPMSTQLEEQGIELIQGFDPSQLGQNEDDAPDLVVIGNAMSRGNPCVEAVLNRGLKYTSGPQFLAEHILTNRWVLAVSGTHGKTSTSSMLAWILEDCGYAPGFLIGGVPQNFGVSARLGDSPFFVVEADEYDSAFFDKRSKFVHYQPRTLVINNLEFDHADIFDDLKAIQRQFNHVIRTVPGQGKVIWPSASDAVREVIDMGCWSEQETYNLMAGSPGWYSELLSEDGHSFELFFDGESQGVLDWSLIGQHNVENATMAIAAARHVGVKPAAAIEALTRFAPPKRRMELIGTVNDIAVYDDFAHHPTAIATTLQGCRAKVGEGRIIVVLEPRSNTMKRGVHKDTLAGSMALADAAYLYQADNIDWDVEAAMAKAELPVTVLYQIDELADSVTAAARPGDTIIVMSNGGFGGLHGKLLAKLEEIKA; this comes from the coding sequence ATGCATGTACATATCTTAGGGATCTGCGGCACCTTTATGGGTGGTCTCGCACTCCTTGCTCGCGCTAACGGTCACAAGGTCACGGGCAGCGATGCCAACGTCTATCCACCCATGAGCACTCAGCTCGAGGAGCAGGGGATAGAACTGATCCAGGGCTTCGACCCAAGCCAGCTGGGCCAAAACGAGGACGATGCGCCGGATCTGGTGGTGATAGGTAATGCCATGAGTCGCGGTAATCCCTGTGTCGAGGCTGTGCTCAATCGTGGCCTGAAATACACCTCTGGGCCACAGTTTCTGGCCGAGCATATTCTGACCAATCGTTGGGTACTGGCGGTGTCGGGCACCCATGGCAAGACATCGACCTCCAGCATGCTGGCGTGGATCTTAGAAGATTGCGGCTATGCGCCAGGCTTCTTGATTGGCGGCGTGCCGCAAAATTTCGGTGTGTCGGCGCGGTTGGGGGATTCCCCCTTCTTCGTGGTGGAGGCGGACGAGTATGACAGCGCCTTCTTCGATAAGCGCTCCAAGTTTGTCCACTATCAGCCGCGCACTCTGGTGATCAATAACCTGGAGTTCGATCACGCCGATATCTTCGATGATTTGAAAGCGATCCAGCGTCAGTTTAATCACGTAATACGTACGGTACCGGGTCAGGGCAAGGTGATCTGGCCATCCGCCAGCGACGCGGTGCGCGAGGTGATCGACATGGGCTGCTGGAGCGAGCAAGAGACCTATAACCTGATGGCGGGCAGCCCAGGCTGGTATAGCGAGCTGCTGAGCGAGGATGGCCACAGCTTCGAGCTCTTCTTCGATGGTGAGTCCCAGGGCGTGCTCGACTGGTCACTCATCGGTCAGCACAACGTGGAAAACGCCACCATGGCGATCGCCGCGGCCCGTCACGTGGGCGTCAAGCCTGCGGCGGCTATCGAGGCGCTGACCCGCTTCGCACCGCCAAAGCGTCGCATGGAGCTGATTGGCACTGTCAATGATATCGCCGTGTATGACGACTTTGCTCACCACCCGACGGCGATTGCCACCACGCTACAGGGCTGCCGCGCCAAGGTGGGTGAAGGTCGCATCATAGTGGTGCTGGAGCCGCGCTCTAACACCATGAAACGCGGCGTGCACAAGGATACCCTGGCGGGCTCTATGGCGCTGGCCGATGCCGCCTACCTGTATCAGGCTGACAATATCGACTGGGACGTGGAAGCGGCCATGGCCAAGGCCGAGTTGCCTGTGACTGTGCTATACCAGATAGATGAGCTGGCGGACAGCGTGACTGCGGCGGCAAGGCCCGGCGACACCATCATAGTGATGAGCAACGGTGGATTCGGCGGCCTACACGGCAAGCTGCTGGCTAAGCTGGAAGAGATCAAGGCTTGA
- a CDS encoding ABC transporter ATP-binding protein, translating to MTKEPYALVIDSLRKTYKGGVEAVKGISLKVEAGDFFALLGPNGAGKSTTIGVICSLVQKSSGKVKVFEHDIDTQLELAKMSIGLVPQEFNFNQFETVQQIVVNQAGYFGVSREVAFERAKKYLSQLDLWDKRNSPSRALSGGMKRRLMIARALMHEPKLLILDEPTAGVDIELRRSMWTFLTDLNRQGVTIILTTHYLEEAEMLCRNIGIIDKGELVECTSMKSLLSRLNMETFVFDLKADINEAPTLEGISCRLTDPHTLEVDVEKAHSINSVFAQLTEQGIEVLSMRNKANRLEELFVELVEQGKGGSKV from the coding sequence ATGACCAAAGAGCCATATGCTTTAGTTATCGACTCGCTCAGAAAAACCTACAAGGGCGGTGTCGAAGCGGTAAAAGGGATCAGCCTTAAGGTCGAGGCGGGGGATTTCTTTGCCCTGCTGGGCCCCAACGGCGCCGGCAAGTCCACCACGATCGGGGTGATCTGCTCCCTGGTGCAGAAGAGTTCCGGCAAGGTGAAGGTGTTCGAACACGATATCGACACCCAGCTGGAGCTGGCCAAGATGTCCATCGGCCTGGTGCCCCAGGAGTTTAACTTCAACCAGTTTGAGACTGTGCAGCAGATAGTGGTCAATCAGGCCGGCTATTTCGGCGTCTCCCGCGAGGTGGCTTTCGAGCGCGCCAAGAAGTACCTGAGTCAGCTGGACCTGTGGGACAAGCGTAACAGCCCGTCACGGGCCCTCTCGGGCGGCATGAAGCGCCGCCTGATGATCGCCCGCGCCCTGATGCACGAGCCCAAGCTGCTGATTCTGGATGAGCCCACCGCCGGGGTGGATATCGAGCTCAGACGCTCCATGTGGACCTTCTTGACGGATCTTAACCGCCAGGGGGTGACCATCATCTTGACCACCCACTACTTGGAAGAGGCCGAGATGCTGTGCCGCAACATAGGCATCATAGACAAGGGCGAGCTGGTGGAGTGCACCAGCATGAAGTCCCTGCTCAGCCGCCTTAACATGGAGACCTTCGTGTTCGACCTCAAGGCCGACATCAACGAGGCGCCGACCCTCGAGGGGATCAGCTGTCGCCTGACCGACCCACACACATTAGAGGTGGATGTGGAGAAGGCCCATAGCATCAACAGCGTGTTCGCCCAGCTCACCGAGCAGGGGATAGAGGTGTTGTCTATGCGTAATAAGGCTAACCGATTGGAGGAGCTGTTTGTGGAGCTGGTGGAGCAAGGTAAGGGAGGCAGCAAAGTATGA
- the hpt gene encoding hypoxanthine phosphoribosyltransferase, producing MKHTTEVMISADEIEQQLDILAAQINAHYANSERLLMVGLLKGSVVFMADLCRRIKGHVEIDFMSVSSYGNAMTSSRDVKILKDVQSDIEGRDVLIVEDLIDSGNTLNKVREMLLLREPKSLALCTLLDKPERREVDVPVDFIGFTIPDEFIVGYGIDYAEQYRNLPYIAKVVPLD from the coding sequence ATGAAACACACTACCGAAGTGATGATCTCGGCAGATGAGATTGAACAACAACTGGATATCCTGGCAGCGCAGATCAATGCCCATTACGCCAATAGCGAACGCCTGCTAATGGTTGGCCTGCTGAAGGGGTCTGTGGTCTTTATGGCCGACCTCTGCCGCCGCATCAAGGGCCACGTTGAGATCGATTTCATGTCGGTATCCAGCTACGGCAACGCCATGACCAGTTCGCGCGACGTGAAGATCCTAAAGGATGTGCAGTCGGATATCGAAGGCCGTGACGTGTTGATCGTCGAAGACCTGATCGATTCGGGTAATACCCTGAACAAGGTGCGCGAGATGCTATTGCTGCGCGAACCTAAGAGCCTGGCCCTCTGCACCTTGCTGGACAAGCCAGAGCGCCGCGAGGTTGATGTACCGGTAGACTTTATCGGCTTCACCATTCCCGATGAGTTTATCGTCGGCTATGGTATCGACTATGCCGAGCAGTATCGCAACCTGCCTTACATCGCTAAAGTCGTACCCCTAGATTAA
- a CDS encoding flavin prenyltransferase UbiX, with product MNYPKRAKAISLAWTGASGAPYGLKLLECLLMADYQVFLMISSAARVVLATEHGLQLSANGDKAKAQLLALFAERGNEAAGELHVLGKEEWFSPPASGSAAPKQMVICPCSTGTLAAVATGMSNSLLERAADVVIKERGQLILVPRETPFSSIHLEHMLSLSRLGATIMPAAPGFYHDPKSVEDLVDFMVARILDHLGVDHGLTKRWGYDKHSADNRDN from the coding sequence ATGAATTATCCCAAGCGGGCCAAGGCGATCAGCCTGGCCTGGACCGGCGCCAGCGGGGCGCCATACGGACTCAAGCTGCTGGAATGCCTGTTGATGGCGGATTATCAGGTGTTTTTGATGATCTCCAGCGCGGCGCGCGTGGTGCTGGCGACCGAACATGGGCTGCAGCTCAGCGCTAACGGTGACAAGGCCAAGGCCCAGTTGCTGGCGCTGTTTGCCGAGCGCGGCAATGAGGCGGCCGGTGAGCTGCATGTGCTGGGCAAGGAGGAGTGGTTCTCGCCACCGGCCTCTGGTTCGGCGGCGCCCAAGCAGATGGTGATCTGCCCCTGCAGTACCGGCACCCTGGCGGCGGTGGCCACCGGCATGAGCAATAGCCTGCTGGAGCGGGCCGCCGATGTGGTGATAAAAGAGCGGGGTCAGCTGATCCTGGTGCCCAGAGAAACCCCCTTTAGCAGCATACACTTAGAGCATATGCTGTCCCTGTCGCGCCTCGGCGCCACCATAATGCCGGCGGCTCCCGGCTTTTATCATGATCCCAAATCGGTTGAAGATCTGGTAGACTTCATGGTCGCTCGGATCTTAGACCATCTGGGTGTCGACCACGGGTTAACCAAGCGTTGGGGCTATGATAAGCACAGTGCCGACAACCGCGACAATTAA
- a CDS encoding MarR family winged helix-turn-helix transcriptional regulator, translating into MKASPAGRLFTEIVLEVFKLSGQLTTEGDKLTQDVQMSSARWKVLGALGRAGNPMTVSDVAHSMGQSRQGVQRLANEMVELGFIALADNPQHKKAKLLLLTDKGVDVLQQLEQKQLPWAEACAQGIDAEALQVTLDTLRKLERKL; encoded by the coding sequence ATGAAAGCATCGCCAGCAGGCCGATTATTTACCGAAATTGTCTTAGAGGTGTTCAAGCTTAGCGGCCAGTTAACGACCGAAGGAGACAAGCTCACTCAGGATGTGCAGATGAGCAGCGCCCGTTGGAAGGTGCTGGGGGCGCTCGGCCGCGCCGGTAATCCCATGACGGTATCCGATGTGGCCCACTCTATGGGCCAGAGTCGTCAGGGCGTGCAACGCCTGGCTAATGAGATGGTCGAGTTAGGCTTCATTGCCCTGGCCGATAACCCGCAACACAAGAAGGCCAAACTACTGCTACTCACCGACAAGGGGGTGGATGTGCTGCAGCAGCTAGAGCAGAAACAGCTTCCCTGGGCGGAAGCCTGTGCCCAAGGGATCGATGCCGAGGCGCTGCAGGTGACCTTGGATACCCTGAGGAAGCTAGAGCGGAAATTATAA
- a CDS encoding antibiotic biosynthesis monooxygenase family protein, with the protein MSAPVTLINPFKVPADKLEAAIEYWEAHRDFMAQQPGYLSTQLHQSIDEGATYQLINVAIWQSEADFYQAAQKMRQALGHVQVEGLCGNPALYRVIRT; encoded by the coding sequence ATGTCTGCACCCGTCACACTCATCAACCCCTTCAAGGTTCCCGCCGACAAGCTGGAGGCCGCCATCGAATATTGGGAAGCCCACCGCGATTTCATGGCCCAGCAACCCGGCTACCTCTCCACTCAGCTGCACCAGTCCATAGACGAGGGCGCCACCTACCAGCTAATCAACGTCGCCATCTGGCAGAGCGAGGCCGACTTCTACCAGGCAGCGCAAAAGATGCGCCAGGCGCTAGGCCACGTCCAAGTAGAAGGCCTCTGCGGCAACCCGGCACTCTACCGCGTCATCAGAACCTAA